In Microbacterium binotii, one DNA window encodes the following:
- a CDS encoding acyltransferase family protein translates to MPASDPARTPQNLDEPARLRRRQPTGASPEHAEPSRFIPHVQGLRAIAVLLVVLYHFWPGRIPGGYVGVDVFFVISGFLITGHLMRELTATGTVRLAQFWARRARRLLPASLLVLLFCAIVAASPYLMPISGLQREVSEIIASTFYVENWYLAIASVDYLGNSGEAAMVQHYWSLSLEEQFYVLWPLIMLLAAWIGVRFFAGRRRRAILIALGAVSAASLVFCIVLTLNDPAPAYFVTFARMWEFGLGAMIALVPALRVRNAAASFVLGWAGIIALVYTAFRFDSSTPFPGYAALLPALGAAAVIAASNSARWWYPTRILSIAPMRFTGDISYSLYLWHWPLIIIAPSVPFWGLSIYHRVALLAICFVLAWLTKRFVEDPARSWRVLTSRRPRVTLWASLAAMVLVAGTAGGAWAFNAPAYRDGVAQLEQLRSDPPSCFGAQSVLDPDCRDTPASDVILPAPGFAGVDKPADEQCFVQLNDARPVSCTFGSDAPDAPTVALIGDSHAFQLLSTFERMADENGWRLVTFFKGACPWNDTPLSTPGAFGAACSAWRTAVDQALVDAKPDVVFTSALATTPYASAGHDSSYDAAVAGYRSAWSKLTDAGVPVITVVDNPVWETDPNKCLRTRDAAACDGARSEVLVAKDPLREAAEGAPGVTLLDFTDVYCDGSTCFPVVGGADVYRDQDHLTVTFVDSLMPQYTEAIRSALDRAAG, encoded by the coding sequence GTGCCAGCCTCAGATCCCGCCCGGACTCCGCAGAATCTGGACGAGCCGGCGCGCCTGCGCCGTCGCCAGCCGACCGGCGCATCGCCCGAGCACGCGGAACCCTCGCGCTTCATCCCGCACGTGCAGGGCCTGCGCGCGATCGCGGTGCTGCTGGTCGTGCTCTACCACTTCTGGCCGGGGCGCATCCCCGGGGGCTACGTCGGGGTCGACGTCTTCTTCGTGATCTCGGGGTTCCTGATCACGGGGCATCTGATGCGCGAGCTGACGGCGACCGGGACCGTGCGCCTGGCGCAGTTCTGGGCCCGGCGGGCGCGCCGCCTGCTGCCGGCATCCCTCCTGGTGCTGCTCTTCTGCGCGATCGTGGCCGCATCCCCGTACCTCATGCCCATCTCGGGGCTGCAACGGGAGGTCAGCGAGATCATCGCGTCGACCTTCTACGTCGAGAACTGGTACCTCGCGATCGCGTCCGTCGACTACCTCGGCAACTCGGGGGAGGCGGCGATGGTGCAGCACTACTGGTCGCTGTCGCTCGAGGAGCAGTTCTATGTGCTCTGGCCGCTCATCATGCTTCTCGCGGCATGGATCGGGGTGCGATTCTTCGCCGGACGTCGCCGCCGCGCCATCCTGATCGCACTGGGAGCGGTGAGCGCCGCATCGCTCGTGTTCTGCATCGTGCTGACCCTCAACGATCCGGCGCCGGCGTACTTCGTCACCTTCGCTCGGATGTGGGAGTTCGGCCTCGGTGCCATGATCGCGCTCGTGCCGGCGCTGCGCGTGCGCAACGCTGCGGCGAGCTTCGTGCTCGGCTGGGCCGGCATCATCGCCCTCGTCTACACGGCTTTCCGTTTCGACTCCTCCACGCCGTTCCCCGGCTACGCGGCCCTGCTGCCGGCGCTCGGCGCCGCCGCCGTGATCGCCGCCTCCAACTCCGCCCGATGGTGGTATCCGACCCGCATCCTGTCGATCGCGCCGATGCGCTTCACCGGTGACATCTCGTACTCGCTCTATCTGTGGCACTGGCCGCTGATCATCATCGCGCCCTCCGTGCCCTTCTGGGGATTGAGCATCTACCACCGCGTCGCGCTGCTGGCCATCTGCTTCGTGCTCGCCTGGCTCACCAAGAGGTTCGTCGAGGATCCGGCGCGCTCCTGGCGCGTACTCACCTCCCGGCGTCCTCGCGTGACCCTCTGGGCCTCGCTCGCAGCGATGGTGCTGGTCGCCGGCACCGCGGGCGGCGCATGGGCGTTCAACGCACCCGCATACCGAGACGGCGTGGCGCAGCTCGAGCAGCTGCGCAGTGACCCGCCTTCCTGCTTCGGTGCGCAGTCCGTCCTCGACCCGGACTGCCGGGACACGCCCGCATCCGACGTCATCCTCCCGGCGCCGGGATTCGCCGGGGTCGACAAGCCCGCCGACGAACAGTGCTTCGTCCAGCTGAACGACGCGCGGCCCGTGAGCTGCACCTTCGGCTCCGACGCTCCCGATGCGCCCACGGTGGCGCTCATCGGCGACAGCCACGCGTTCCAACTGCTGTCGACGTTCGAGCGGATGGCGGACGAGAACGGATGGCGCCTCGTGACCTTCTTCAAGGGGGCGTGCCCGTGGAACGACACCCCGTTGTCGACGCCGGGAGCATTCGGTGCGGCGTGCTCGGCGTGGCGCACCGCGGTGGATCAGGCGCTCGTGGATGCGAAGCCGGACGTGGTGTTCACCTCCGCCCTCGCGACGACGCCGTACGCGTCGGCCGGTCACGACTCCTCGTACGACGCTGCCGTGGCCGGCTACCGCTCGGCGTGGTCGAAGCTGACGGATGCGGGCGTGCCGGTGATCACGGTCGTCGACAACCCGGTGTGGGAGACCGACCCGAACAAGTGCCTCCGCACCCGCGACGCTGCTGCGTGCGACGGCGCCAGGTCGGAAGTGCTCGTCGCCAAGGATCCGCTGCGCGAGGCTGCGGAGGGTGCGCCGGGGGTCACGTTGCTCGACTTCACGGACGTCTACTGCGACGGCTCGACGTGCTTCCCGGTCGTGGGCGGTGCCGACGTCTATCGGGACCAGGACCACCTGACAGTGACCTTCGTCGACTCGCTCATGCCGCAGTACACCGAGGCGATCCGCTCCGCGCTGGACCGGGCCGCCGGTTAG
- a CDS encoding Dps family protein — translation MTKNQTIPASAADPTVAAGAAQFLTPVTLGLQALAVTGKQAHWNVRGANFIAIHELLDSVVEHAQGWADETAERIVALGLPVDARLPTIAAKVAPSSVPAGFTQWDDMIRHVVADIDTIIVDVQTAIDGLDEIDLTSQDIVIGIRAGLEKDRWFLSAHLAE, via the coding sequence ATGACGAAGAACCAGACCATCCCCGCCAGCGCTGCCGACCCGACCGTCGCCGCCGGAGCCGCGCAGTTCCTCACGCCCGTCACCCTCGGCCTGCAGGCCCTCGCCGTCACCGGCAAGCAGGCGCACTGGAACGTGCGCGGCGCGAACTTCATCGCCATCCACGAACTTCTCGACTCCGTCGTGGAGCACGCACAGGGCTGGGCTGACGAGACCGCCGAGCGCATCGTCGCCCTGGGCCTTCCGGTGGACGCCCGCCTGCCGACGATCGCGGCCAAGGTCGCCCCGTCGTCCGTTCCCGCCGGCTTCACGCAGTGGGACGACATGATCCGCCACGTCGTCGCCGACATCGACACGATCATCGTCGACGTGCAGACGGCGATCGACGGGCTCGACGAGATCGACCTCACGAGCCAGGACATCGTCATCGGCATCCGTGCCGGTCTCGAGAAGGACCGCTGGTTCCTCTCGGCCCACCTCGCCGAGTAA
- a CDS encoding flavin reductase family protein → MTTPAPLSNPLDENGAERDRFAGASLSPDEFKALFRGHPGGVAVITAEGPDGPVALTATSVSSVSAQPPLLIFSVSALSSATPAILAADTVVVHLLDSEDLGVAKLASTSGIDRFADPESWSRLVTGEPVYNGVRAWVRCAIIERMNAGGSTVIAAHALQSGINRDVEPGEHGDALVYHNRSWHRLGDHSRID, encoded by the coding sequence ATGACCACTCCCGCACCCCTGTCGAACCCGCTCGACGAGAACGGCGCCGAACGCGACCGTTTCGCCGGCGCCTCGCTGTCGCCGGACGAGTTCAAGGCGCTGTTCCGCGGTCATCCCGGTGGCGTCGCGGTCATCACCGCCGAGGGACCGGATGGTCCGGTCGCGCTGACCGCCACCTCGGTGTCGTCGGTGAGCGCACAGCCGCCGTTGCTGATCTTCTCCGTCTCCGCCCTGTCGTCGGCGACCCCCGCGATCCTCGCCGCCGACACCGTCGTCGTCCACCTCCTCGACAGCGAGGACCTCGGTGTCGCCAAGCTCGCATCGACCAGTGGTATCGACCGCTTCGCAGATCCGGAGAGCTGGAGCCGCCTCGTCACCGGGGAGCCCGTCTACAACGGCGTCCGGGCCTGGGTGCGCTGCGCGATCATCGAGCGCATGAATGCGGGAGGATCCACCGTCATCGCCGCCCACGCCCTGCAGTCGGGTATCAACCGGGACGTGGAGCCCGGCGAGCACGGCGATGCGCTGGTCTACCACAATCGCTCGTGGCACCGGCTCGGCGATCACTCGCGGATCGATTGA
- a CDS encoding NAD(P)-binding domain-containing protein: MTASDPAVGVPVDVVVIGAGQAGLSAAYHLYRRGFRPLDAQTSDARTFVVLDAESAPGGAWQHRWESLRMATVNGIHELPGFPVPPADPAASSRDALPPYFAAYEQRFDLRVRRPVRVRAVSRDDDRLRVETDAGTFAAGYVINATGTWTRPHWPAVPGRESFRGTQLHVHDYVSAEQFAGKRVVIVGAGVSGVQLLEEISRVTDTFWVTRREPEWRDDEFDIPARVAAIAGVEERVRQGLPAGSVISVTGMHWTPWAREAQRRGVLVRHPMFRAIEPDGVRMPDGTFERADVILWATGFRPALDHLAPLRLRTPAGGIRVEDSRALDEPRLFLIGYGPSQSTVGANRAGRSAVRQLVADGVLPAPEVAVAG, from the coding sequence ATGACCGCATCCGATCCCGCTGTCGGCGTGCCCGTGGACGTCGTCGTGATCGGAGCCGGGCAGGCGGGTCTCTCGGCCGCCTACCACCTGTACCGTCGCGGATTCCGACCGCTCGATGCGCAGACGTCCGATGCGCGGACGTTCGTGGTGCTCGACGCCGAGTCCGCGCCGGGCGGAGCCTGGCAGCACCGATGGGAGTCGCTGCGCATGGCGACGGTCAACGGCATCCACGAGCTTCCCGGCTTCCCCGTCCCGCCGGCCGACCCCGCGGCGTCCAGCCGAGATGCCCTTCCGCCGTACTTCGCCGCCTACGAGCAGCGCTTCGATCTTCGGGTGCGCCGTCCCGTGCGGGTCCGGGCGGTCTCGCGTGACGACGACCGACTGCGGGTCGAGACGGATGCGGGCACGTTCGCGGCGGGATACGTGATCAACGCGACGGGGACGTGGACGAGGCCGCACTGGCCGGCCGTGCCCGGGCGCGAGAGCTTTCGCGGCACGCAGCTGCACGTCCACGACTATGTCTCGGCCGAACAGTTCGCCGGCAAGCGCGTGGTGATCGTCGGGGCCGGCGTGTCGGGAGTGCAGCTTCTCGAGGAGATCTCGCGGGTGACCGACACGTTCTGGGTCACCCGGCGAGAGCCGGAGTGGCGTGACGACGAGTTCGACATCCCGGCACGCGTCGCCGCGATCGCCGGGGTCGAGGAGCGCGTGCGGCAGGGACTGCCGGCCGGGAGCGTCATCTCGGTCACCGGGATGCACTGGACCCCGTGGGCGCGCGAAGCGCAACGACGCGGTGTGCTCGTGCGGCATCCGATGTTCCGTGCCATCGAACCAGACGGCGTACGGATGCCGGACGGCACCTTCGAGCGCGCCGATGTGATCCTCTGGGCGACGGGCTTCCGCCCGGCCCTCGATCACCTCGCGCCCCTCCGACTGCGAACGCCCGCCGGCGGCATCCGGGTCGAAGACTCACGCGCCCTCGATGAGCCGCGGCTGTTCCTCATCGGCTACGGGCCCTCGCAGTCGACGGTCGGCGCCAACCGTGCCGGTCGATCTGCCGTACGTCAGCTCGTGGCGGATGGTGTGCTTCCGGCGCCGGAGGTGGCGGTCGCCGGATGA
- a CDS encoding SDR family oxidoreductase, which produces MSRILIIGGHGKIALLLAPLLAARGDEVTSVVRNPDHVDDVHAAGATALVLDVAAADTKTLSDALAGFDAVVWSAGAGGGDAARTYAVDRDAAIRAMDAAEVAGVSRFVMVSWIGSSPDHGIDPSDSFFPYADAKLAADEHLRRSSLEWTVLGPGTLTSDDATGRITTEPTGRGEISRADVAQVIAATLGDAATIRRTIRFGAGPTPISEALSA; this is translated from the coding sequence ATGTCTCGCATCCTCATCATCGGTGGACACGGCAAGATCGCTCTCCTGCTGGCGCCCCTGCTCGCGGCACGGGGCGACGAGGTCACGTCGGTCGTGCGCAACCCCGATCACGTCGACGACGTCCACGCCGCGGGAGCGACCGCGCTGGTGCTGGACGTCGCCGCCGCGGATACCAAGACGCTGTCCGACGCGCTCGCCGGTTTCGACGCCGTCGTGTGGTCGGCGGGCGCCGGCGGAGGCGACGCCGCTCGCACCTACGCCGTCGATCGCGATGCCGCCATCCGCGCCATGGATGCGGCGGAGGTGGCCGGGGTCTCGCGCTTCGTGATGGTGTCGTGGATCGGCTCGTCGCCCGATCACGGCATCGATCCCTCCGACTCCTTCTTCCCCTACGCCGACGCGAAGCTCGCGGCCGACGAGCACCTGCGGCGCAGCTCCCTCGAGTGGACGGTGCTCGGCCCCGGAACCCTCACCTCCGACGATGCGACCGGCCGCATCACCACCGAGCCGACGGGTCGAGGAGAGATCTCCCGGGCCGACGTCGCCCAGGTGATCGCTGCAACGCTCGGGGATGCCGCCACGATCCGTCGCACGATCCGCTTCGGCGCGGGCCCGACGCCGATCAGCGAGGCACTGAGCGCCTGA
- a CDS encoding YchJ family protein, giving the protein MENQPCPCGSGRAFGECCAPALAGTPPLTAEALMRSRYTAFVREDTDYLVATWHPGTRPTELALDRHVRWRGLTILDTVGGSPDDRKGTVEFRAAWREGASSGVLHERSRFVKQSARWWYLDGVLDPPGPSSQSGT; this is encoded by the coding sequence ATGGAGAACCAGCCGTGCCCGTGCGGCAGTGGGCGCGCCTTCGGTGAATGCTGCGCTCCCGCCCTGGCGGGCACGCCCCCGCTGACCGCGGAGGCGCTCATGCGCTCGCGCTACACGGCGTTCGTCCGTGAGGACACGGACTATCTCGTCGCCACCTGGCATCCCGGCACGCGACCGACGGAGCTGGCCCTCGACCGTCACGTGCGCTGGCGCGGGCTGACGATCCTCGACACGGTCGGCGGCTCGCCGGACGATCGAAAGGGCACCGTGGAGTTCCGCGCCGCATGGCGCGAGGGCGCATCCTCGGGGGTGCTGCACGAGCGCAGCCGGTTCGTGAAGCAGAGCGCCAGGTGGTGGTACCTCGACGGCGTGCTCGATCCCCCCGGCCCCTCCTCGCAGAGCGGTACGTAG
- a CDS encoding VOC family protein, which translates to MNSTRNPATGELLPDETAMDAVTLRVGDLEKMTSFYGSAIALEPIEERARGREVHRVLGRGGVPMVRLVHTPDLPLAAPGSAGLFHTAFLFDDAATLAATVYRTAQDGRARFTGSSDHLVSEAFYFTDPEGNGIELYTDRSRDLWRHVDGEVQMDTVYLDPNDYLRAHLTQDGFDRVFTEPGRVGHVHLQVGDIAPARRFYVDALGFAPSFTGIPTALFASAGGYHHHVAMNTWNSAGAGPRAASLGLGELALAVPGRAALDALTDRLRRASVSFDDDGRTVTANDPWGTRVTVTIGGTGVDELLTR; encoded by the coding sequence ATGAACAGCACCCGAAACCCTGCCACCGGCGAGCTTCTGCCCGATGAGACCGCCATGGACGCAGTGACCCTGCGCGTCGGCGACCTGGAGAAGATGACGAGCTTCTACGGGTCCGCGATCGCGCTGGAGCCCATCGAGGAACGCGCGCGCGGTCGCGAGGTCCACCGCGTGCTCGGGCGCGGCGGCGTTCCCATGGTGCGCCTCGTGCACACGCCGGATCTCCCCCTCGCGGCCCCCGGCTCAGCGGGACTCTTCCACACGGCGTTCCTCTTCGACGATGCCGCGACCCTCGCTGCCACCGTCTACCGGACGGCGCAGGACGGCCGCGCCCGGTTCACCGGGTCGAGCGACCATCTCGTCAGCGAGGCGTTCTACTTCACGGACCCCGAGGGCAACGGCATCGAGCTCTACACCGACCGGTCGCGTGATCTTTGGCGTCACGTCGACGGAGAGGTGCAGATGGACACCGTCTACCTGGACCCGAACGACTACCTTCGCGCCCACCTCACGCAGGACGGGTTCGATCGTGTCTTCACCGAACCCGGCCGGGTCGGACACGTCCACCTCCAGGTGGGTGACATCGCCCCCGCGCGTCGCTTCTACGTCGACGCCCTCGGATTCGCCCCCTCCTTCACCGGCATTCCGACCGCGCTGTTCGCGTCGGCCGGTGGATACCACCATCACGTCGCCATGAACACCTGGAACAGCGCGGGAGCGGGTCCCCGGGCCGCGAGCCTCGGCCTGGGCGAGCTGGCGCTCGCCGTGCCCGGCCGCGCCGCGCTGGACGCGCTGACCGACAGGCTGCGCCGCGCGAGCGTCTCCTTCGACGACGACGGCCGCACGGTGACGGCGAACGATCCGTGGGGCACGCGGGTCACGGTCACCATCGGGGGCACCGGTGTGGACGAGCTGCTGACGCGATGA
- a CDS encoding FUSC family protein, with the protein MARLSLPVTVRATQRAPLLLVVKSAVATVAAWLLAQWLIPGPPPVFAAIAAVLVVQPSLNQSFTRAIERSVGVIAGVLLASALGLAFGNGTWVVLLAACAGLLVAWALRLSPTASTQIAISAILVLSLGPATPDYALDRILETLLGAAIGFVVNIAIVPPVAIAPARDATDRLSAELAASLDRLADALETQRSPGELEALMVEARLLRPMRDAAERAIGGGAESLALNPRSRRHRTELAELQDRLDLYTPIVTQVTGMTRAVYDHYAPEIVTDPQVRALAEQMRRAAHDLERTRGSESAPTDEPPALTTPLQIPRPPSAHWVLIGSLLEDLHRIHHSLVEREDA; encoded by the coding sequence ATGGCCCGGCTGTCGCTCCCGGTCACGGTGCGCGCGACACAGCGCGCACCTCTTCTGCTGGTCGTCAAGTCGGCCGTCGCGACCGTGGCGGCATGGCTGCTCGCCCAGTGGCTCATTCCGGGCCCGCCGCCGGTGTTCGCGGCGATCGCCGCCGTGCTGGTGGTCCAACCGAGCCTGAACCAGTCGTTCACTCGCGCGATCGAACGATCCGTCGGCGTCATCGCCGGTGTCCTGCTCGCCTCCGCCCTCGGCCTCGCCTTCGGGAACGGCACATGGGTCGTGCTCCTCGCCGCGTGCGCGGGGCTCCTGGTCGCCTGGGCGTTGCGTCTGTCCCCCACCGCATCCACGCAGATCGCGATCAGCGCGATCCTCGTGCTCTCGCTGGGTCCGGCCACCCCTGATTACGCACTCGATCGGATCCTGGAGACCCTGCTGGGCGCGGCCATCGGCTTCGTCGTGAACATCGCGATCGTCCCGCCGGTCGCGATCGCCCCGGCCCGCGACGCGACCGACCGGTTGTCGGCAGAGCTCGCCGCATCCTTGGACCGTCTCGCCGACGCGCTCGAGACGCAACGCTCCCCCGGTGAGCTGGAGGCCCTGATGGTCGAGGCGCGGCTCTTGCGCCCTATGCGGGATGCGGCCGAGCGCGCGATCGGCGGCGGAGCGGAGTCTCTCGCACTCAATCCCCGCAGCCGGCGTCACCGCACCGAGCTGGCAGAGCTCCAGGACCGTCTGGATCTCTACACGCCGATCGTCACGCAGGTCACGGGAATGACGCGCGCGGTGTACGACCACTACGCACCCGAGATCGTCACGGACCCGCAGGTGCGGGCCCTCGCGGAGCAGATGCGCCGCGCCGCGCATGATCTGGAGCGCACTCGCGGATCGGAGTCTGCGCCGACGGACGAGCCGCCCGCGCTCACCACACCGCTGCAGATCCCGCGGCCGCCCTCCGCGCACTGGGTGCTCATCGGCTCGCTGCTGGAGGATCTGCACCGCATCCATCACAGCCTCGTCGAACGCGAGGACGCCTAG
- a CDS encoding TraR/DksA family transcriptional regulator — MNEEIDPAVFTELLTTARRDASARLIARGEAIRGVQEARNDPAGADDEHDPEGATLSDEWSRLEGLRRAADAEIGEIDDALRRLEDGVFGVCASCGRDIPVGRLLVRPTATLCVPCAERGR; from the coding sequence GTGAACGAGGAGATCGATCCCGCCGTCTTCACGGAGCTGCTGACGACGGCGCGCCGCGACGCGTCGGCGCGCCTGATCGCGCGGGGCGAGGCGATCCGAGGTGTGCAGGAAGCCCGCAACGATCCCGCCGGCGCCGATGACGAACACGACCCCGAGGGTGCGACGCTCAGCGACGAGTGGTCGCGGCTGGAAGGACTGCGCCGTGCCGCGGACGCCGAGATCGGTGAGATCGACGACGCGCTGCGCCGGCTGGAGGACGGCGTCTTCGGAGTGTGCGCGTCGTGCGGCCGCGACATCCCGGTGGGGCGTCTTCTCGTGCGTCCGACCGCGACGCTGTGCGTGCCCTGCGCTGAGCGGGGCCGCTGA
- a CDS encoding nucleoside deaminase codes for MPLASSISASLPAWLLDELDSLPEVLPTAEERMDLVNALADRNWREGSGGPFAAIVVESASGRLVSAGVNVVLASGLTSMHAEVTTLSLAQTALGRWDLGADGAELELVVNWRPCVMCYGATMWSGVRSLVVAGEGPLLEELTGFDEGPVVDDWAAQFERRGIRVTIGIRHDEAVEVYRAYGASDSVVYNARGAVD; via the coding sequence ATGCCTCTCGCTTCCTCGATCTCCGCCTCCCTGCCCGCCTGGCTCCTCGACGAGCTCGATTCGCTGCCGGAGGTTCTTCCCACCGCCGAGGAGCGGATGGACCTCGTCAACGCCCTCGCCGACCGCAACTGGCGCGAGGGGAGCGGTGGTCCCTTCGCGGCGATCGTCGTCGAGTCCGCGAGCGGGCGTCTCGTCTCCGCGGGCGTCAACGTGGTGCTGGCCTCGGGCCTGACCTCGATGCATGCCGAGGTGACGACGCTGAGCCTCGCGCAGACCGCACTCGGGCGCTGGGACCTGGGCGCGGACGGCGCGGAGCTCGAGCTCGTGGTCAACTGGCGCCCGTGCGTCATGTGCTACGGCGCCACCATGTGGAGCGGGGTGCGTTCCCTCGTGGTCGCCGGCGAAGGCCCTCTCCTGGAGGAGCTCACGGGCTTCGACGAGGGACCGGTCGTGGACGACTGGGCCGCCCAGTTCGAGCGCCGCGGCATCCGCGTGACCATCGGCATCCGTCATGACGAGGCTGTCGAGGTCTACCGGGCGTACGGGGCGAGCGACTCCGTCGTGTACAACGCTCGCGGCGCCGTCGACTGA
- a CDS encoding PHP domain-containing protein, translated as MDPIDALREIATLLERERASRYRSQAFRTAAEAVAALPKPARSDPETLRRTKGIGKSSLEVILQAVSGAVPDYLAELRERVAPEESSTLFARLRGDLHAHSNWSDGQAPIAAMADAARAMGREYVALTDHSPRLRVANGLTVERLAQQLEELPRYSGDGFTLLSGIEVDILENGALDQTPQMLARLDVVVASVHSKLRMAGAEMTARMLRAVRDEHTDVLGHCTGRLVEGSRGTRPPSDFDAERVFAACAENGVAVEINSRPERQDPPDELIAIALDAGCLFAIDSDAHAPGQLSLLDHGAVRAERAGVPAERIVTTWPLDRLRSWLARER; from the coding sequence ATGGATCCCATCGACGCGCTCCGCGAGATCGCGACGCTGCTCGAGCGTGAGCGGGCGTCGCGCTATCGGTCCCAGGCTTTCCGTACGGCGGCCGAGGCGGTGGCCGCACTGCCGAAGCCCGCGCGGTCGGACCCGGAGACCCTGCGGCGCACGAAGGGGATCGGCAAGAGCTCGCTCGAGGTGATCCTGCAGGCGGTGTCGGGCGCCGTCCCCGACTATCTGGCGGAGCTGAGAGAGCGTGTCGCCCCGGAGGAGTCGAGCACGCTGTTCGCTCGGCTGCGCGGCGATCTCCACGCGCACTCGAACTGGTCCGACGGGCAGGCGCCCATCGCGGCGATGGCGGACGCGGCGCGTGCCATGGGTCGCGAGTACGTCGCCCTCACGGATCACTCTCCGCGGCTCCGCGTGGCGAACGGGCTCACGGTCGAACGGCTTGCGCAGCAGCTCGAGGAGCTCCCTCGGTACTCCGGCGACGGATTCACGCTGCTGAGCGGAATCGAGGTCGACATCCTCGAGAACGGCGCCCTCGATCAGACCCCGCAGATGCTGGCTCGGCTGGACGTCGTCGTCGCGAGCGTGCACTCCAAGCTGAGGATGGCGGGTGCCGAGATGACCGCGCGGATGCTGCGCGCGGTGCGCGACGAGCACACGGACGTCCTCGGGCATTGCACGGGACGCCTCGTAGAAGGCTCCCGCGGGACGCGGCCGCCGTCCGACTTCGACGCGGAGCGCGTGTTCGCGGCCTGCGCCGAGAACGGCGTCGCGGTGGAGATCAATTCCCGACCCGAACGCCAGGACCCGCCGGACGAGCTGATCGCGATCGCGCTGGATGCGGGATGCCTGTTCGCGATCGACAGCGACGCCCACGCGCCGGGGCAGCTGTCCCTCCTCGACCACGGCGCGGTACGCGCCGAGCGCGCGGGCGTGCCCGCGGAGAGGATCGTCACGACGTGGCCTCTCGACCGGCTCCGGTCATGGCTGGCGCGCGAGCGCTGA
- a CDS encoding 5'-3' exonuclease: protein MLLDTASLYFRAFYGVPDSVKAPGGQPVNAARGLLDIVAKLVSTYEPTHVVACWDDDWRPEWRVQLIPSYKTHRVVVEVETGPDVEEMPDPLEAQIPLIRESLDLLGIPIVGAAEHEADDVIGTLATDAGMPVDIVTGDRDLFQLVDDAAAVRVVYTARGMSNLEIVTDDVVRAKYGVAPRQYADFAVLRGDASDGLPGVAGIGEKTAATLLTAHGDLAGIVAAATAGEGMSAGVRAKIAAGTDYLAVAPTVVRVVRDLDLPTFDATLRQVSPDAAAFADQWGLGTAFARATKAIAARIATA from the coding sequence ATGCTCCTCGACACCGCATCGCTGTACTTCCGCGCCTTCTACGGCGTCCCCGATTCGGTGAAGGCTCCCGGCGGGCAGCCGGTCAACGCCGCGCGGGGACTGCTCGACATCGTCGCCAAGCTCGTCAGCACCTACGAGCCGACGCACGTCGTGGCGTGCTGGGACGACGACTGGCGCCCCGAGTGGCGCGTGCAGCTCATCCCGAGCTACAAGACCCATCGCGTGGTCGTCGAGGTGGAGACCGGCCCGGATGTGGAGGAGATGCCCGATCCGTTGGAGGCGCAGATCCCGCTGATCCGCGAGTCCCTCGACCTGCTCGGCATCCCGATCGTCGGCGCCGCCGAGCACGAGGCCGACGACGTCATCGGCACTCTGGCGACGGATGCGGGCATGCCCGTCGACATCGTCACCGGCGACCGGGACCTCTTCCAGCTCGTCGACGACGCGGCCGCGGTCCGCGTGGTCTACACGGCGCGTGGCATGAGCAACCTCGAGATCGTCACGGACGACGTCGTGCGTGCGAAATACGGCGTCGCACCACGCCAGTACGCCGACTTCGCCGTGCTGCGCGGCGATGCCTCCGATGGTCTTCCGGGAGTCGCGGGCATCGGGGAGAAGACGGCGGCCACGCTCCTCACCGCTCACGGTGACCTCGCGGGCATCGTCGCGGCGGCGACGGCGGGAGAAGGGATGAGCGCGGGGGTGCGCGCGAAGATCGCCGCCGGCACCGACTACCTGGCCGTCGCCCCCACCGTCGTGCGCGTGGTGCGGGACCTCGATCTGCCGACGTTCGACGCGACCCTTCGTCAGGTCTCCCCGGATGCCGCAGCCTTCGCCGATCAGTGGGGTCTGGGAACGGCGTTCGCCCGCGCAACGAAAGCCATCGCCGCGAGGATCGCCACCGCATAA